The Persephonella sp. IF05-L8 genome contains a region encoding:
- a CDS encoding bifunctional diguanylate cyclase/phosphodiesterase yields MIQNNRRLLLDYMPFFIILLGLLVSVYIMAPKIKKTIENSIIRDAIIPGVVQSLNKIIKTIQTEANNRDVEDVFSDPNFRKKIKELFSIIVTDDVKYAYILYKDKEGKLRYLIDLSKEDRANFKEGFNIYGDYWDEVLNKGKSIVIKQSDYTGLWITLLKPIKINNQVIGIAVVEFSMNKLKDIQSIINKIQEFVLIISILIIVSIIISLIQFLKYRDDIQKMYIDPLTGAYNRLFLYENIEKLKKGFFTTFVIDIDHFKKINDSFGHEAGDYVLKEVTERIRNCIKEDDILIRYGGEEFLLFVKSNPYSENYRYEILTLATKIKTEICKKIITYNNISMKVTVSIGIAPYTEKSIEEAIKMADIALYRAKKNGRNKIEIYSGPMDVSNEEIYTIKEAIENNNIVCWYQPIINLETGEVLKYEALVRLISKNGKIIYPYQFLNTIRRTYVHIDLTKKVIEYNIKVLRENPWMHISLNLSALDVYDDNIIEYLDNTLNKELASRLTIELLESEDIDDYPSFKAKIEHIKEIGCKISIDDFGSGYSNFSHLVELAPDYLKIDGSIIKDIDTNYRSRAIVKAIKSFADDIGIKVIAEYIHSETVLKKVLELGIIYGQGYYLKKPQPIKIKKIA; encoded by the coding sequence GTGATACAAAACAACAGAAGATTACTACTTGATTATATGCCCTTCTTTATAATACTACTTGGGTTACTTGTATCTGTTTATATCATGGCACCTAAAATCAAAAAAACCATAGAAAATAGCATCATAAGAGATGCAATCATCCCAGGAGTTGTGCAGAGTTTAAACAAAATAATAAAAACTATACAGACTGAAGCTAATAACAGAGATGTAGAGGATGTCTTTTCAGACCCAAATTTCAGAAAAAAAATAAAAGAATTATTCTCGATAATTGTTACAGACGATGTAAAATACGCTTATATTCTCTATAAAGATAAAGAAGGAAAACTTAGATATCTAATAGATTTATCCAAAGAAGACAGAGCTAATTTTAAAGAGGGCTTTAACATATATGGAGATTACTGGGATGAAGTCCTAAATAAAGGTAAAAGTATCGTTATAAAACAGTCAGACTATACAGGATTATGGATAACTTTACTGAAACCTATAAAAATAAACAATCAAGTTATTGGAATTGCTGTTGTAGAATTCTCAATGAATAAACTAAAAGATATACAATCCATAATAAACAAAATTCAGGAATTTGTCCTTATAATATCCATACTTATCATTGTTTCTATCATAATCTCCCTTATACAGTTCCTAAAATACAGAGATGACATCCAGAAAATGTATATAGACCCCTTGACCGGTGCTTATAACAGACTATTTCTCTATGAGAACATAGAAAAACTAAAAAAAGGATTTTTTACCACCTTTGTTATAGATATAGACCATTTCAAAAAAATCAACGACAGCTTTGGACATGAAGCAGGAGATTATGTATTAAAAGAGGTAACAGAAAGAATAAGAAACTGCATCAAAGAAGATGACATACTTATTAGATACGGAGGCGAAGAATTTCTTTTATTTGTTAAAAGCAATCCCTATTCAGAAAACTATAGATACGAAATTCTAACCCTTGCAACAAAAATAAAGACAGAAATATGCAAAAAGATTATTACTTACAATAATATAAGCATGAAAGTTACTGTATCCATTGGAATTGCCCCTTACACTGAGAAATCTATAGAAGAAGCAATCAAAATGGCAGATATAGCTTTATACAGAGCCAAGAAAAACGGTAGGAACAAGATAGAAATTTATTCAGGTCCCATGGATGTAAGCAATGAAGAAATCTACACCATAAAAGAAGCCATAGAAAATAACAACATAGTATGCTGGTATCAACCTATTATAAATCTGGAAACAGGAGAAGTTCTAAAATATGAAGCACTTGTAAGGCTCATTTCCAAAAATGGAAAAATTATATATCCATATCAATTTCTAAACACAATACGAAGAACCTATGTACATATTGATTTAACTAAAAAAGTCATAGAATATAACATTAAAGTCCTAAGGGAAAATCCATGGATGCATATATCCTTAAACCTCTCTGCTCTGGATGTATATGATGATAATATAATAGAGTATTTGGATAACACCTTAAATAAAGAACTTGCCAGCAGATTGACTATCGAATTACTGGAATCAGAAGATATAGACGATTACCCATCATTCAAAGCAAAAATAGAACATATTAAAGAAATAGGATGCAAAATATCAATTGATGACTTTGGTAGTGGTTATTCAAACTTTTCACATCTGGTAGAACTGGCTCCTGATTATCTAAAGATAGATGGTAGTATCATTAAGGATATAGACACAAATTACCGTTCCCGTGCAATAGTAAAAGCGATAAAATCCTTTGCTGATGATATCGGTATTAAAGTAATAGCTGAATATATACATTCTGAAACTGTACTCAAAAAAGTTCTTGAGCTTGGTATAATTTATGGACAAGGATATTACCTGAAAAAGCCACAACCTATAAAAATAAAAAAGATAGCCTAA
- a CDS encoding endo alpha-1,4 polygalactosaminidase, with amino-acid sequence MKKLLVLMGFALVITSCLQITVGDNTDDESSTPRVLTVQTTWYWQLNGSLRTDIPAELYDVDLFDTSSETISQLKKQGKIVICYFSAGSYEEWRPDAYKFPSEAIGNPLDNWSGEYWLDIRNPEIWNIMRDRLDLAVAKGCDGVEPDNVDGYTNDTGFDLNYNDQLRYNRFLADEAKSRGLLIGLKNDLEQIPDLVDYFDFAINEECHKYDECDLLQPFIKQGKPVFNAEYDDIYVYDENTFRNLCNDAKNRNFRTNVYPIELDGSFVRSCDYGEY; translated from the coding sequence ATGAAAAAATTACTTGTTTTAATGGGATTTGCGTTGGTAATAACTTCTTGCCTGCAGATAACTGTAGGTGATAATACTGATGATGAAAGCTCAACACCAAGGGTGTTAACTGTCCAAACTACATGGTACTGGCAGTTAAATGGTAGTCTCAGAACAGACATACCAGCTGAGCTATACGATGTTGACCTGTTTGATACATCTTCCGAGACCATATCTCAGCTAAAAAAACAAGGGAAAATAGTTATCTGTTATTTCAGTGCAGGTAGTTATGAGGAATGGCGACCTGATGCATATAAGTTTCCATCAGAAGCTATAGGTAATCCACTTGATAATTGGTCTGGTGAATACTGGCTGGATATAAGAAATCCTGAAATCTGGAATATAATGAGAGACAGGCTTGACCTTGCAGTTGCAAAAGGATGCGATGGTGTTGAGCCTGACAATGTGGATGGATATACAAATGATACAGGGTTTGATTTAAATTACAATGACCAGTTAAGATACAACAGATTTCTTGCAGATGAGGCTAAAAGTAGAGGTCTATTAATTGGTCTAAAAAATGACCTTGAGCAGATACCTGACCTTGTTGATTATTTTGATTTTGCCATAAATGAGGAATGCCACAAATATGACGAATGTGATTTATTACAACCCTTCATAAAACAGGGAAAACCTGTATTTAATGCTGAATATGATGATATATATGTTTATGACGAGAATACTTTCAGAAATCTATGTAATGATGCTAAAAATAGAAATTTCAGGACAAATGTTTATCCTATTGAGCTGGATGGTAGTTTTGTAAGAAGTTGTGATTATGGAGAGTATTGA
- a CDS encoding D-2-hydroxyacid dehydrogenase encodes MKIVILDAKTLGNDINLEIFSQFGDLEVYPTTSPAELPDRIKDADIIITNKVVIDKDAIDTARNLKLICEAATGYNNIDVLYAKEKGIAVTNVAGYSTESVVQTTFGMLFYLLMHLRYYDDYVKSGEYAKSDIFTHLGRPFWEIHGKRWGIIGLGTIGKRVAEVAESFGCDVIYSSTSGVERPEKYPRYPLDELLKTSDIVSIHAPLNEKTKNLITINELQLMKENAILLNLGRGGIVNEKDLAIALDSNMIGAAGLDVLEKEPIDPENPLLKIKNKEKLLITPHIAWTSIEARKRLVNEIVENIRAFLNGEIRNRVDLKV; translated from the coding sequence ATGAAGATTGTTATATTAGACGCAAAAACACTGGGGAATGACATAAACCTTGAGATATTTTCCCAGTTTGGAGATTTAGAAGTATATCCTACAACCTCACCTGCAGAACTACCCGACAGAATTAAAGATGCAGATATCATAATAACAAACAAAGTAGTTATTGATAAGGATGCAATAGATACTGCCAGAAATCTAAAGCTAATATGTGAAGCTGCAACTGGATATAACAATATAGATGTTTTATATGCTAAGGAAAAAGGAATTGCCGTTACAAATGTTGCTGGATACTCCACAGAGAGCGTAGTTCAAACCACCTTTGGAATGCTTTTTTATCTACTAATGCACCTAAGATACTATGATGATTATGTAAAATCAGGAGAGTATGCAAAAAGCGATATATTCACCCATTTAGGCAGACCTTTCTGGGAAATCCATGGAAAAAGATGGGGTATTATAGGTCTTGGCACAATTGGAAAAAGAGTTGCTGAAGTTGCTGAGAGTTTTGGGTGCGATGTTATATACTCCTCAACCTCTGGGGTTGAAAGACCGGAAAAATATCCCAGATACCCCCTTGATGAGCTTTTAAAAACCTCTGATATAGTTTCTATACATGCACCCCTTAATGAAAAAACAAAAAATCTTATAACAATTAATGAACTTCAACTTATGAAAGAAAATGCAATACTTCTTAATCTTGGTAGAGGTGGTATTGTAAATGAAAAAGATTTAGCAATAGCTTTAGATAGCAATATGATAGGAGCTGCAGGTCTTGATGTCCTTGAAAAAGAACCTATAGACCCTGAAAATCCACTTCTCAAAATAAAAAATAAAGAGAAACTTCTCATAACTCCCCATATTGCCTGGACCAGCATAGAAGCCAGAAAAAGACTTGTTAATGAAATAGTTGAAAATATAAGAGCGTTTCTAAACGGAGAAATTAGAAATAGGGTGGACTTGAAAGTTTAG
- a CDS encoding type 1 glutamine amidotransferase has product MRIHYLQHVPYETPANIFRWAKDRNITQIKGTHLYKNEPFPDFSSFDALLIMGGPMGVYDEDKYSFLKKEKVFIENAIKLGKKVLGVCLGAQLIAEVMGSKIYKCENKEIGWFPVFKTDKAEQSKYFYDFPQELEVFHWHGDTFDIPAGTIHTFYSEGCPNQAFETEDGKVVALQFHFEVDLESVKNWIKEGENELKQEGKYIQKPEDMVSNYQKFVQLEKYLYRFLDRFFSF; this is encoded by the coding sequence ATGAGAATACATTATTTGCAACATGTTCCTTATGAAACACCTGCAAATATATTCAGATGGGCAAAAGACAGAAACATAACCCAAATAAAAGGAACTCATTTATATAAAAATGAACCATTCCCAGATTTTTCATCCTTTGATGCCCTTCTGATAATGGGTGGTCCTATGGGGGTTTATGATGAAGATAAATACTCATTTCTAAAAAAAGAAAAAGTTTTTATAGAAAATGCAATAAAACTTGGTAAAAAAGTTCTGGGAGTGTGTCTTGGAGCTCAACTGATTGCAGAAGTTATGGGAAGCAAAATTTATAAATGTGAAAATAAAGAGATTGGATGGTTTCCTGTTTTCAAAACAGATAAAGCTGAGCAATCTAAATATTTTTACGATTTCCCACAGGAATTAGAAGTTTTTCACTGGCATGGGGATACGTTTGATATTCCAGCCGGAACTATTCATACATTTTATAGTGAAGGATGTCCTAATCAGGCTTTTGAAACTGAAGATGGAAAAGTGGTTGCACTGCAGTTTCATTTTGAGGTTGATTTAGAAAGTGTAAAAAACTGGATTAAAGAGGGTGAAAATGAACTTAAACAGGAAGGAAAGTACATCCAGAAACCTGAAGATATGGTATCTAACTATCAGAAATTTGTCCAACTGGAAAAATACCTTTACCGATTTTTAGATAGATTTTTTTCTTTTTAA
- a CDS encoding type II toxin-antitoxin system CcdA family antitoxin produces the protein MSVVKKTVSIPEEIYKEAREISNNFSQIVKEALEDYLKKKRKEKVLSMAGALKDWEIKDGIEYEKKMREEDIETQEKREKSWDI, from the coding sequence ATGAGTGTTGTGAAAAAAACAGTATCAATTCCAGAAGAAATTTATAAAGAAGCAAGAGAGATTTCAAACAACTTTAGCCAGATAGTAAAAGAAGCCCTGGAAGATTATTTAAAGAAAAAAAGAAAAGAAAAGGTTTTATCAATGGCAGGGGCTTTGAAAGATTGGGAAATAAAAGATGGTATTGAATATGAAAAAAAGATGAGAGAAGAAGATATTGAAACTCAAGAAAAAAGGGAGAAAAGTTGGGATATATAA
- a CDS encoding biotin--[acetyl-CoA-carboxylase] ligase, with protein MNEIDKYILENIGKRRISGEELSKNLNISRTAVWKRIKKLENLGYKISHDKKGYLLEERTEFLLPYELNLKTQWLGQNYIFFHTINSTNIYAKENELPDGTVILAENQTAGKGRKGRKWISTEGKGLYFSIVLKRDISPTDLLVYSLLFPVAVRKAIVQKTNLPVRIKWPNDLYINNKKLAGFLIETEIEGNSVTKLIAGIGININQTEEDLEEVRNIATSLRLEYGKKINRKEIFADILQSIEKEIDNFDKSRVVKEVEENLLWKGEKIKLIDEDIEGRLIGLNEFGGIRILTDKGLKDFYSGDITVRRIE; from the coding sequence ATGAATGAAATAGATAAATACATCTTGGAGAATATTGGCAAAAGGAGAATTTCTGGAGAAGAGCTTTCTAAAAATCTCAACATTTCCAGAACGGCTGTCTGGAAAAGAATAAAAAAACTTGAAAACCTCGGATACAAAATATCCCATGATAAAAAAGGATATCTGCTTGAGGAAAGAACAGAGTTTTTACTACCTTATGAACTTAATCTAAAAACACAATGGCTGGGACAAAACTATATATTTTTTCATACTATAAATTCAACCAATATATACGCAAAAGAAAATGAATTACCTGATGGCACGGTAATTCTGGCAGAAAATCAAACAGCAGGCAAAGGTAGAAAAGGGAGAAAATGGATTTCCACAGAAGGAAAAGGGTTGTATTTTTCAATCGTTTTAAAAAGGGATATTTCACCAACAGATTTGTTAGTTTATTCCCTGTTATTTCCAGTAGCTGTCAGAAAAGCAATAGTTCAGAAAACAAACCTGCCTGTAAGAATAAAATGGCCTAATGACCTGTATATAAATAATAAAAAACTTGCAGGATTTTTAATTGAAACAGAGATAGAGGGTAATTCTGTTACAAAACTGATAGCAGGAATAGGTATAAATATCAACCAGACAGAAGAAGACTTGGAGGAGGTAAGAAATATAGCCACTTCATTAAGACTGGAGTATGGTAAAAAGATTAACAGAAAGGAAATTTTTGCAGATATACTCCAGAGTATTGAAAAAGAGATTGATAATTTTGATAAAAGTAGGGTTGTTAAAGAGGTAGAAGAAAATCTGTTATGGAAAGGGGAAAAAATAAAACTGATAGATGAAGATATTGAAGGCAGATTGATTGGTCTAAATGAGTTTGGGGGAATTCGTATTCTTACCGATAAAGGATTAAAGGATTTTTATTCAGGTGATATCACAGTAAGGAGGATAGAATGA
- a CDS encoding PP2C family serine/threonine-protein phosphatase: MIKVAFCMNRGLRGYQQDCIYIDGEIYQLDFMKCPQEKFLDKNTGIFAVCDGMGGLAEGDKASKFVCEKLKDMDIDFSINAVEKALYQIQKEFEKTDIKWSGTTIAGVYLKGRKAIIFNAGDSRVYKYTSERLVYLSHDHSYVQELVDSGIISYKDAFYHPERYVVTFGIGDVFSEEWKSGNRPYIVEDELKENELYIICSDGLSDYLTDEEIYYHLYPEPFENFPILIEMLEKVKSDNYSIILVKPGN; encoded by the coding sequence ATGATAAAGGTGGCTTTCTGTATGAACAGGGGATTAAGAGGATATCAGCAGGATTGTATTTATATAGATGGGGAGATTTATCAGCTTGATTTTATGAAATGTCCTCAGGAAAAATTTCTAGATAAAAACACAGGAATTTTTGCTGTGTGCGATGGTATGGGAGGACTTGCTGAAGGAGATAAGGCAAGCAAATTTGTATGTGAAAAGCTAAAAGATATGGATATAGATTTTTCCATTAATGCCGTTGAAAAAGCTTTATACCAGATACAGAAAGAGTTTGAAAAAACAGATATAAAATGGAGTGGGACAACCATAGCCGGTGTTTATCTCAAGGGTAGAAAAGCAATTATTTTTAATGCAGGGGATAGCAGGGTTTATAAGTATACTTCTGAAAGGCTTGTTTATTTGTCCCATGACCATAGCTATGTGCAGGAGCTTGTGGATAGTGGAATTATCTCTTATAAAGATGCTTTTTATCATCCGGAAAGATATGTTGTTACTTTTGGGATTGGTGATGTGTTTTCTGAAGAGTGGAAAAGTGGTAATAGACCATATATTGTAGAAGATGAGTTAAAAGAAAATGAACTTTATATAATATGTTCAGATGGTCTGTCAGATTATTTAACAGATGAGGAGATATACTACCATCTGTATCCTGAGCCTTTTGAAAATTTTCCTATACTGATAGAAATGCTTGAAAAGGTCAAAAGTGATAACTACTCAATAATTCTTGTTAAACCAGGAAACTAA
- a CDS encoding type II toxin-antitoxin system VapC family toxin, with protein MGYIIDTDVCIDFLKNKNYALNLFSEILNEDCYISILTQYELLKGAFTPKQQKIIQDFVKLIEMINLDENIIKTGAEFYRKYRKKGITLSNIDCLIMATAKEKNLKIITRNVKHYPEIELLSEFSKKLLK; from the coding sequence TTGGGATATATAATAGATACTGATGTCTGCATAGATTTTCTAAAAAACAAAAATTACGCATTAAATCTTTTTTCAGAAATTTTAAATGAAGATTGTTATATAAGTATTTTAACCCAATATGAACTATTAAAAGGAGCTTTTACACCAAAACAACAAAAGATAATCCAAGATTTTGTAAAGCTAATAGAAATGATAAATTTAGATGAAAACATTATAAAAACTGGAGCTGAGTTTTATAGAAAATATAGGAAAAAAGGTATTACGCTTTCTAATATTGATTGTTTAATTATGGCAACTGCAAAAGAAAAAAATTTAAAAATCATAACAAGAAATGTTAAACATTATCCTGAAATTGAGCTTTTATCAGAATTTTCAAAAAAGTTATTAAAATAA
- a CDS encoding class I SAM-dependent DNA methyltransferase, which yields MTIDIKTLENWLWEAACKIRGEIDASKYKEYILPLIFIKRLSDVFEDEVEKLSEEFGDKETVFQLIEADHSYVKFYIPEIARWEKIKKHPVHGLGMYLTDVVRAIAKENPKLQGVIDIVDFNATQAGKRIISDDRLHALINVLSRYRLGIKDVPPDIIGHAYEYLLRKFAEGSGQSAGEFYTPKEVGILIAKLLDPKPGQSIYDPCVGSAGLLIKNQLYFKEKYKNQKVADLKFYGQEILHFSFAMAKMNIFIHDMDAEIALGDTMNHPAFKKEDGSLMEFDLIATNPMWNQDFPQSVYENDPFNRFTFGFPPSSSADWGWIQHINASLKENGKAAIVLDTGSVSRGSGAEGSNRERDIRKKFVEQDLIEAVVLLPENLFYNTTAPGVIIILNKNKKHKNQILLINASEKFEKGRPKNVLAGIDEIAEVYHNWKEIEKFSRVITKEEAQKNDYNLSPSRYITIAQEEEVLSVDDAVVLVKEAEEERKRAEKELKEILEEALGIEI from the coding sequence GTGACGATAGATATCAAAACACTTGAAAACTGGCTTTGGGAAGCTGCTTGTAAAATAAGAGGAGAGATTGATGCATCCAAATATAAAGAGTATATACTTCCACTTATCTTCATTAAAAGATTATCAGATGTTTTTGAGGATGAAGTTGAAAAACTATCAGAAGAGTTTGGAGATAAAGAAACTGTTTTTCAGCTTATAGAAGCAGACCATTCTTATGTGAAGTTTTACATTCCAGAAATAGCCAGATGGGAAAAGATAAAAAAACACCCTGTTCATGGTCTTGGTATGTATCTTACTGATGTGGTCAGGGCAATAGCAAAAGAAAATCCTAAATTACAAGGAGTTATTGATATCGTAGATTTCAACGCAACACAGGCAGGAAAAAGAATTATCAGCGATGACAGACTTCATGCATTAATTAATGTTCTTAGCAGGTACAGACTTGGGATAAAAGATGTTCCTCCTGATATTATAGGACATGCTTATGAGTACCTACTCAGGAAGTTTGCAGAAGGTTCAGGACAGTCTGCAGGAGAGTTTTACACACCTAAAGAAGTTGGAATTTTAATAGCGAAGCTTTTAGACCCAAAGCCAGGACAATCTATTTACGACCCATGTGTTGGTTCTGCTGGTCTTTTAATAAAAAATCAGCTTTATTTTAAGGAAAAATATAAAAACCAAAAAGTTGCAGACCTAAAATTTTACGGTCAAGAGATACTCCATTTCAGTTTTGCAATGGCAAAGATGAACATATTTATTCACGACATGGATGCAGAGATAGCCCTTGGGGATACTATGAACCATCCAGCTTTTAAGAAAGAAGACGGTTCATTAATGGAGTTTGATTTGATTGCTACAAATCCAATGTGGAACCAGGATTTTCCTCAATCTGTTTATGAAAATGACCCTTTTAACAGATTTACTTTTGGCTTTCCTCCCTCTTCATCTGCCGACTGGGGATGGATACAGCACATAAATGCTTCTCTAAAAGAAAACGGAAAAGCAGCAATAGTCTTAGACACAGGAAGCGTATCACGAGGAAGTGGAGCAGAAGGAAGTAACAGAGAAAGAGATATAAGGAAAAAGTTTGTTGAACAAGATTTGATTGAAGCTGTTGTTTTGCTTCCAGAGAACCTCTTTTATAACACAACAGCACCAGGAGTAATAATTATTTTAAACAAAAACAAAAAACATAAAAATCAAATCCTTTTAATAAACGCTTCGGAAAAATTTGAAAAAGGAAGACCTAAAAATGTGCTTGCTGGAATTGATGAAATTGCAGAGGTATATCATAACTGGAAAGAAATTGAGAAATTCAGCCGTGTTATAACAAAAGAGGAAGCCCAAAAGAATGATTACAATCTAAGTCCATCAAGATATATAACCATAGCACAAGAAGAGGAAGTACTTTCTGTTGATGATGCTGTTGTTTTGGTTAAAGAAGCAGAAGAGGAAAGAAAAAGAGCAGAAAAAGAGCTGAAAGAGATATTAGAGGAAGCCTTAGGGATAGAAATTTAG
- a CDS encoding iron-sulfur cluster assembly scaffold protein: protein MKVSEYHKQGLKNFVDNKSEGYEVLGSAKEGAHRVEFYIKTDGDKIVDVKFNSSKRCKKLMAIADLVAEKLKGQNIKNIEIDPQEILNFFKEEKEKDKMKNRLSIVLKAIGQT from the coding sequence ATGAAGGTATCAGAGTATCATAAACAGGGTTTAAAAAATTTTGTGGATAATAAATCTGAAGGGTATGAAGTCTTAGGGTCTGCAAAAGAAGGAGCTCATAGAGTTGAGTTTTATATAAAGACAGATGGGGATAAGATAGTTGATGTGAAATTTAATTCATCAAAAAGATGTAAAAAGCTGATGGCTATAGCAGACTTAGTTGCAGAAAAGTTGAAAGGGCAAAATATAAAAAATATAGAAATTGACCCTCAAGAAATACTAAACTTTTTTAAGGAAGAAAAAGAAAAAGACAAAATGAAAAACAGGCTATCAATAGTCCTTAAAGCAATAGGTCAGACGTAA
- a CDS encoding restriction endonuclease subunit S, protein MENIQNTNYKKTEIGLIPEDWEVVRLGNYIELSKEKNENNAQYPVYTVSNKYGFILSNEFFDKKVYSKNLSTYKIVKENYIAYNPYRINVGSIALFRKDIGLVSPAYIVFKANSNKIYPEFLLLLMKTDKYTHEIKRFSMSRGSVRRSLSFKDLSDFKIPLPLLPEQKAIATVLDKVRQVIEQTEEVIQANKELKKSLMKHLFTYGVVPPEETDKVKLKETEIGLIPEYWEIEKLEDLISLIQYGLSIRSSKEGKYPILKMNNLIDGKVKIYNDKLQFVDLDDEVFKKFKLKKNDILFNRTNSFELVGKAAIYQLKGDYVFASYLIRIRTIENKIYPEFLNFYLNWEKTQHRLKSLASRGVSQSNISASKLKQFKIPLPPIDEQKQIAEILSKIDQKIEAEENKKEALEKLFKSLLNNLMTGKIRINKSFTGKFERKEIHQKMEELSKKLSEDKEYLEEIKEF, encoded by the coding sequence ATGGAAAACATACAAAACACAAACTATAAAAAAACAGAAATCGGACTTATCCCAGAAGATTGGGAAGTTGTGAGGCTGGGGAATTATATTGAATTATCAAAAGAAAAAAATGAAAACAATGCTCAATATCCAGTTTACACTGTTTCTAATAAATATGGTTTTATTTTATCTAATGAGTTCTTTGATAAAAAAGTTTATAGTAAAAACTTAAGCACATATAAAATAGTTAAGGAAAATTATATTGCTTATAATCCTTACCGTATTAATGTAGGTTCTATAGCTCTATTCAGAAAAGATATAGGACTTGTAAGTCCTGCATATATAGTTTTCAAAGCTAATAGTAATAAGATTTATCCAGAATTTCTATTATTATTAATGAAAACAGATAAATATACACATGAAATAAAAAGATTTTCTATGTCAAGGGGTAGCGTAAGAAGAAGTTTAAGTTTTAAAGATTTATCTGACTTTAAAATCCCCCTCCCACTACTCCCAGAACAAAAAGCAATTGCTACTGTTTTAGACAAGGTGAGGCAGGTGATAGAACAAACAGAAGAAGTAATACAGGCAAATAAGGAACTGAAAAAATCCTTAATGAAACATCTTTTTACTTACGGCGTTGTCCCACCTGAAGAAACAGACAAAGTAAAACTTAAAGAAACAGAAATCGGATTAATTCCGGAATATTGGGAGATTGAGAAATTAGAAGATTTAATATCTTTAATTCAATATGGTTTATCTATTAGAAGCTCAAAGGAAGGAAAATATCCTATTTTGAAGATGAATAATTTAATTGATGGGAAGGTAAAGATTTATAACGACAAATTACAATTCGTAGATTTAGATGATGAAGTTTTTAAGAAATTTAAATTGAAGAAAAACGATATTTTATTTAATAGAACAAATAGTTTTGAATTAGTTGGAAAAGCAGCAATTTATCAATTAAAAGGTGATTATGTATTTGCCTCTTACTTAATAAGGATTAGAACGATAGAAAATAAAATATATCCTGAATTTCTCAATTTTTATTTAAATTGGGAGAAAACACAACATAGATTAAAATCTTTGGCTTCAAGGGGAGTTAGTCAATCAAATATTAGCGCATCTAAATTAAAACAATTTAAAATCCCCCTTCCCCCCATAGACGAACAAAAACAAATAGCAGAAATTTTAAGCAAAATAGACCAAAAAATTGAAGCAGAAGAAAACAAAAAAGAAGCACTTGAAAAGCTATTTAAATCACTTCTAAACAACCTTATGACAGGAAAAATAAGAATAAATAAAAGCTTTACAGGAAAGTTTGAAAGAAAAGAAATTCATCAAAAGATGGAAGAACTTTCAAAAAAATTAAGTGAAGATAAAGAATATTTAGAAGAAATTAAAGAGTTTTAG